The nucleotide sequence TATAAATAATTCTACCGGCCAAAGACTCAGAGCTTTGTCTCAGCAATTCGGGCGATGCCGAACCAAGAATCAAAAACAATTCGTTTCTATCTTGTTCATCGCAAAAACTTCTAATAATTGGGAAAATATCAGGCAAACGTTGAATTTCATCAAGACAAAATAATTTGTCGCTATTTGTTTCAAAAAAAAGTTCAGGGTCTGTCAGCTTTTTCAAATCTGAAGGTTTTTCTAAATCAAGACATAAATATTTTGATGTATTTGAAAGTAAATGTTTCACAAGAGTAGTTTTTCCGCATTGTCTCGGTCCAAGTATTGCTACCACAGGAAACTCAGAAAGCAAATTTTCAACTTTTGCAGATAAAAATCTATTTAAATATTTTTTCATTTGACAAAGATAATAATATTATCCATGCAAATTGGAAATGCCACTTCCAATTTACATAGTTTTAATGTCAAATATTTCAACAATTTCTTAAAAATGTCAACAAATTATTATACGCTTTTTCTATTGTAAACAAATCCTCCACACGATTTCTGCCCCGCTCACCGAATAATTTTATTTGAGCAGGATTTGATATAAACCATTCAATTTTTTCAACAAAAGTTTCAATCTTATTTTTTTCTACTAAAAATCCGGTTTTATTATTAATAATTAGCTCTGGATTACTGCTGATATCATAAGCTACAACAGCTTTTTTTGCAGCCATAGCTTCTGCAATAACGTAACCAAAACCCTCCCAAATAGAGCTTAGCAGAAAAATGTCAATCGATTCGTAAAAAGACTTTATATTTTCAATGAAACCAAGGAAAATTACTTCGTTTTCAACATCCAATTTTTTAGCAAAAGCCATTAATTCTTCAAGCAATTTTCCTTTACCTACAATCAACAATTTGAATTTTATATTCTTTTCTTTCAGCTTTTTAGCAAGCTCAATAAGGTCTTTTTGCGATTTTTGCGGAACCATTCTTCCGGAATTCCCAAGAACAATTTCATTTCCATTTTTTCG is from Bacteroidota bacterium and encodes:
- a CDS encoding glycosyltransferase, with translation MNICFFNSTKSWGGGEKWHFDMSNRILKSEFKPLIITNKQSELFKRAKLSGIKSIEIKITNLSFLNIFKLIKVINIFKKNELLYIIINHPADLKIAGLAAKIAGIKNIIYRRGSAIPIKNSFLNRFYFRKIVTHIIANSEETKRTINANNTNLFPQKKIEIIYNGLDLQKFDNLESTPIYRKNGNEIVLGNSGRMVPQKSQKDLIELAKKLKEKNIKFKLLIVGKGKLLEELMAFAKKLDVENEVIFLGFIENIKSFYESIDIFLLSSIWEGFGYVIAEAMAAKKAVVAYDISSNPELIINNKTGFLVEKNKIETFVEKIEWFISNPAQIKLFGERGRNRVEDLFTIEKAYNNLLTFLRNC